In Candidatus Dormiibacterota bacterium, the following proteins share a genomic window:
- a CDS encoding glyceraldehyde 3-phosphate dehydrogenase NAD-binding domain-containing protein, translated as MGVKIGINGFGRIGRNVYRALQERGGDLEVVAVNDITDPRTLAHLLKHDTILGAYPGTV; from the coding sequence GTGGGCGTGAAGATCGGAATCAACGGCTTCGGGCGCATCGGACGCAACGTCTACCGCGCCCTCCAGGAGCGTGGCGGCGACCTCGAGGTGGTGGCCGTGAACGACATCACCGACCCCAGGACGCTGGCCCACCTCCTCAAGCACGACACCATCCTCGGGGCCTACCCCGGCACCGTCG
- the whiA gene encoding DNA-binding protein WhiA, giving the protein MAPRRLSFTAEVVAELAPHVPPLPCCRAALVVGMAWAGEPGGPRGGAELVTTRPVAARAALGSLRADRLQAHVERRRTARRVRYVVRVDGEPPPALDSTERVSPRTCCARALLRGAFMAGGAVSHPERPAHLEIVCRSADAAAGLGAAFRRLGVEPSLVERRGRWMVTVRAGDAVGAALSVIGAQGGRLRYEEGRVVRELRAGVNRRINGETANLRRTADAAVRQVEAALRLRGDPALWERLPQGLREAAELRLRHPQDNLERIAALAGVSRSAMAGRLHRLTESARPL; this is encoded by the coding sequence GTGGCGCCGCGCCGCCTCTCCTTCACCGCCGAGGTGGTGGCCGAGCTCGCTCCCCACGTCCCCCCGCTGCCCTGCTGCCGGGCCGCCCTGGTGGTGGGGATGGCGTGGGCCGGCGAGCCCGGCGGGCCCCGGGGCGGCGCGGAGCTGGTGACCACCCGGCCGGTGGCCGCCCGCGCCGCGCTGGGCTCGCTCCGCGCCGACCGGCTCCAGGCCCACGTCGAGCGGCGGCGCACCGCCCGGCGGGTGCGCTACGTGGTGCGGGTGGATGGTGAGCCGCCGCCCGCCCTGGACAGCACCGAGCGGGTCTCACCGCGGACCTGCTGTGCCCGGGCCCTGCTCCGGGGCGCGTTCATGGCGGGGGGCGCGGTCAGCCACCCGGAGCGGCCCGCCCACCTCGAGATCGTCTGCCGCTCCGCGGACGCGGCCGCCGGCCTCGGTGCCGCATTCCGGCGGCTGGGGGTCGAGCCGTCCCTGGTGGAGCGGCGGGGGCGCTGGATGGTGACGGTGCGCGCCGGAGACGCGGTGGGCGCGGCGCTCAGCGTCATCGGCGCCCAGGGTGGCCGGCTCCGCTACGAGGAGGGCCGGGTGGTGCGCGAGCTGCGCGCCGGGGTCAATCGCCGCATCAACGGCGAGACCGCCAACCTGCGGCGCACCGCCGACGCCGCGGTCCGCCAGGTGGAGGCGGCGCTGCGCCTCCGCGGCGACCCCGCACTCTGGGAGCGGCTGCCCCAGGGCCTCCGCGAGGCCGCCGAGCTCCGCCTGCGCCACCCCCAGGACAACCTGGAGCGGATCGCCGCGCTCGCCGGGGTGAGCCGCTCGGCGATGGCCGGCCGGCTCCACCGGCTCACCGAGTCGGCCCGGCCGCTCTGA